In Gadus chalcogrammus isolate NIFS_2021 chromosome 11, NIFS_Gcha_1.0, whole genome shotgun sequence, a single window of DNA contains:
- the LOC130391302 gene encoding uncharacterized protein LOC130391302, whose protein sequence is MVLACQHGKARQKKEKEKRSAEHVYTKKLFHVQNGKKLDCPAKLFIRHVLRYDSFSVRGDATKSHKEDTMRNLKIALQNSENPPTSTFIHLKIPLLEVHNNTIGAGSCFSRPIHPKLKNQIQVMVGQGITNIAFVKRALKQYVLNDLCGEDLQRPHNNDEAYFPSNTTIQNHIHMALVAGRYSALDQENLAKKVAEWKVEDEGNRFFFRKCTNGGDEDLEHQFLFIHQHHKQIRLLQRYGEMVLLDATYKTSKYSMPLFFLVVRTNVGYKPVAEFVCESETTKSIAEALDILKTWNPQWTPKYFMTDYSEQEIQALAQVFPTAVTHLCAFHREQAWLRWTKDEMVQSLCARGI, encoded by the exons ATGGTCCTTGCTTGTCAGCATGGCAAAGCTCgacagaaaaaagaaaag GAGAAACGTTCAGCAGAGCATGTATACACAAAAAAACTTTTTCATGTCCAAAATGGGAAGAAGTTGGACTGCCCAGCTAAACTTTTCATTCGGCATGTGCTGAG ATATGACTCATTCAGTGTGAGAGGGGATGCCACAAAATCCCATAAAGAAGACACTATGAGAAATCTTAAGATAGCACTTCAAAACTCAGAAAACCCACCAACCTCTACATTCATTCATCTAAAAATTCCTCTATTGGAAGTTCACAATAATACAATTGGAGCAGGATCCTGTTTTTCAAGACCAATCCATCCAAAACTAAAAAATCAAATTCAGGTGATGGTCGGACAAGGGATAACTAATATAGCTTTCGTGAAGAGAGCCTTGAAGCAGTATGTGCTAAATGACTTGTGTGGAGAGGATCTCCAGCGGCCGCACAACAACGATGAAGCATATTTTCCATCGAACACAACTATCCAGAATCACATTCACATGGCATTAGTGGCTGGTCGTTACTCTGCGCTGGATCAGGAGAATCTTGCAAAGAAAGTGGCAGAATGGAAGGTTGAAGATGAGGGCAATCGTTTCTTCTTTAGAAAATGCACAaatggaggagatgaagatCTAGAGCATCAGTTTCTTTTCATACATCAGCACCACAAACAAATACGGCTCCTGCAGCGATATGGGGAAATGGTTCTTTTGGATGCTACATACAAAACCTCAAAATATTCCATGCCactgttttttttggttgttcgAACCAATGTTGGCTACAAACCTGTAGCAGAGTTTGTATGTGAGAGTGAAACTACAAAGTCCATTGCAGAAGCACTGGACATCTTGAAGACATGGAATCCTCAGTGGACTCCAAAGTACTTCATGACAGATTACAGTGAGCAAGAGATCCAGGCCCTCGCCCAAGTGTTCCCCACTGCAGTAACACACCTATGTGCATTCCACAGAGAGCAGGCCTGGCTCCGCTGGACTAAAGATG aAATGGTGCAGAGCCTATGCGCCAGAGGCATTTAA
- the colq gene encoding acetylcholinesterase collagenic tail peptide translates to MVFLTLGLYLPLWFCYVLARSSFLDLLALPEGLRSSERSFTPCCLMSPPPPPLFPPPPSLWRRHAHERGASSGDGDRGKIDKEEEEGRPCVLGPPGSAGPPGPQGPSGLPGIGGSKGEMGELGRPGQKGRTGPPGLPGRPGPVGWPGPHGPKGEKGDTGLMGLSGARGPMGPKGLPGYKGEKGSRGDRGESGSKGDKGKMGFPGMLGQKGEMGPKGEPGTSGKRGPTGRPGKRGKQGVKGDFGRVGPSGPAGPQGSPGQPGPPGLPATGLYMVGSKGERGPTGPPGRCSCNSLMSSPFDDSARGQQARVPAIFVVGSQDELERLQTDNAFAFRKDQRSLYFKDVDGWIPIQLTPFQSTENAPEEEGYCGDGIVQIPNGEECDDGNRVVTDSCVKCKHAFCGDGYRYEGAEECDGKDFGYQTCNSYLPGSYGRLRCRLHCVIDSTNCKYFT, encoded by the exons ATGGTTTTCCTAACCCTCGGATTGTATCTTCCACTCTGGTTTTGTTATGTCCTGGCTCGGTCCTCATTTTTGGACCTTCTTGCACTTCCAGAAG GTCTCCGGTCGTCCGAGAGGAGCTTCACCCCATGCTGTCTGATGagtccccccccaccgcccctctTTCCCCCGCCCCCGTCTCTCTGGAGACGCCACGCTCAT GAGAGAGGCGCCTCATCTGGTGACGGAGACAGAGGGAAGATagacaaagaggaggaggagggacgccCCTGTGTCCTGGGGCCGCCGGGCTCTGCTGGCCCCCCAGGGCCCCAG GGGCCGTCTGGTCTACCTGGAATAGGAGGATCCAAAGGAGAGATG GGAGAGCTTGGCAGACCTGGACAAAAG GGCCGGACCGGTCCGCCAGGCCTTCCGGGGCGGCCTGGACCCGTTGGATGGCCCGGCCCACATGGGCCCAAA GGTGAGAAAGGAGACACTGGACTGATGGGTTTATCTGGAGCAAGAGGACCGATGGGGCCCAAA gGTTTACCAGGATATAAAGGAGAAAAG GGTTCTCGGGGTGATCGCGGGGAGAGTGGCAGCAAAGGCGATAAG GGAAAGATGGGATTCCCAGGGATGCTTGGGCAGAAG GGTGAAATGGGTCCCAAGGGGGAACCTGGCACGTCAGGGAAGCGCGGACCTACTGGACGGCCAGGCAAGCGAGGAAAGCAA GGAGTGAAAGGTGACTTTGGGCGGGTGGGCCCTTCAGGTCCTGCTGGCCCCCAAGGGTCCCCTGGCCAGCCCGGCCCCCCTGGTCTCCCAGCCACAG GACTTTATATGGTTGGATCGAAAGGAGAGCGCGGCCCTACAGGGCCTCCTGGGAGATGTAGTTGCAACTCTCTCATGAGCTCACCTTTTGATGACAGCGCCAGGGGCCAGCAAGCCAGAGTGCCAGCG ATATTTGTGGTTGGCAGTCAAGATGAACTAGAGCGTCTTCAAACTGACAATGCTTTTGCATTCCGCAAAGACCAGAGGTCTCTCTATTTCAAAGATGTGGATGGCTGGATTCCAATTCAG CTGACCCCATTCCAGTCCACGGAGAACGCCCCAGAGGAAGAGGGTTACTGTGGCGATGGAATAGTACAGATTCCAAACGGGGAGGAGTGTGACGATGGAAACAGAGTGGTCACAGACAGCTGTGTTA AGTGTAAACATGCCTTCTGTGGGGATGGCTATCGCTATGAGGGGGCTGAGGAGTGTGATGGAAAAGACTTTGGCTACCAGACATGTAATTCATACCTTCCAGG GTCGTATGGCCGTCTAAGGTGCAGACTGCACTGTGTTATTGACTCAACAAACTGCAAGTACTTCACATGA